The Pontibacter sp. SGAir0037 DNA segment GTATTGAAACAAAGTTCACCACCTGAAGTACCTATTCGGCCTAAACTTTTACCTGTGTAAACGGTTCCATCTTCAAGTAGAAGGATGGCATCAGTTGCGATATTCTTTTTCATAACAAGTATTTATGCAAAAATAAAAAAGGGACACGACATAAGCCGTGTCCCTTTGAAATATTTAATAAGCCAAGCTTATTCAGCATCTTTGGTTTCCTCATTAGAAGCTGACTCTTCAGAAACTGTTTCTGTAGTATCTGCAGTTGCTTCCGCGCCAGCAGAATCAGCACCTTTTTTCTTACCACCACGGCGGCGAGATTTTTTAGCACCTGCTCCGGCAGTTCCTGTTGTAGATAACATATCCTCGTTGTAGTCTACAAGCTCCATAACACACATTTCTGCGTTGTCACCTAGTCTGTAGCCAGTTTTAATAATACGAGTATAACCACCAGGTCTGTTAGCTATTTTACCAGCTACTTCGTCAAAAAGCTCTTTTACAGATTGTTTATCCTGAAGATAAGCAAACACAGTTCTTCTTGAGTGCGTTGTATCGTTTTTTGATTTAGTTAGCAGAGGCTCTACATATTTACGCAGTGCTTTAGCCTTAGCAACTGTAGTAGATACACGCTTGTGAAGTATAAGGGAAGCTGCCATATTTGACAACAAAGCCTTACGGTGTGAAGCGGTTCTTCCTAAGTGATTTACTTTTTTACCGTGTCTCATTTTAATGAATTGTGCACGTGCATACCGTCGATCAACCTATGCGGGATCGGGAATTATGCCGTAGGATTATTAATCTTCTTCTAATTTATACTTAGAAAGGTCCATTCCGAAAGTTAGACCTTTCTCCTGAACCAGATTTTCCAGCTCAGTTAATGATTTTTTACCAAAGTTTCTAAACTTCATCATGTCAGAGATATCAAGCTGCACAAGGTCGCCCAGTGTTTTGATATCGGCAGCCTTTAAGCAGTTGT contains these protein-coding regions:
- the rplQ gene encoding 50S ribosomal protein L17; amino-acid sequence: MRHGKKVNHLGRTASHRKALLSNMAASLILHKRVSTTVAKAKALRKYVEPLLTKSKNDTTHSRRTVFAYLQDKQSVKELFDEVAGKIANRPGGYTRIIKTGYRLGDNAEMCVMELVDYNEDMLSTTGTAGAGAKKSRRRGGKKKGADSAGAEATADTTETVSEESASNEETKDAE